A single Anopheles funestus chromosome 2RL, idAnoFuneDA-416_04, whole genome shotgun sequence DNA region contains:
- the LOC125766040 gene encoding adult cuticle protein 1-like codes for MKCMVAAVILALAVVSEAGILPYAGWPYGHLAAPTVIQSNVLAHPYGAFSHAAIHAAYAPHAAILAAPHAAILAAPHAPILAAHHGPAASVAHHAGVVPGATSVTATRGAVHVAPLPGHAVSQQQLNLAPAPGTI; via the exons ATGAAG TGCATGGTAGCTGCAGTCATCTTGGCCCTGGCCGTCGTTTCGGAAGCCGGAATCCTGCCCTATGCCGGCTGGCCATACGGTCACCTGGCCGCCCCAACCGTCATCCAGTCGAACGTGTTGGCCCATCCGTACGGTGCGTTCTCGCATGCTGCCATCCACGCTGCCTATGCTCCGCATGCAGCCATCTTGGCCGCTCCTCATGCTGCCATCCTGGCCGCACCGCACGCTCCCATCCTGGCCGCCCATCATGGTCCAGCTGCCTCGGTTGCTCACCATGCCGGTGTTGTGCCCGGAGCTACCTCCGTCACCGCTACCCGTGGTGCTGTGCATGTCGCCCCTCTGCCCGGACATGCCGTctcgcagcagcagctgaacTTGGCACCGGCACCAGGCACGATCTAA
- the LOC125761162 gene encoding uncharacterized protein LOC125761162 isoform X2 has product MKFFIAIMALALVAVSEASYLPYDDDLSYQSYGYGLPLSKVVVGSSYGLPAAVDKYSYPSLYGSYSALKRVVEYPSVAPVLATKVLDNSYGLGYNKLVAPVVATKVVDNSYGLGYNKLVAPVLASGYGLGYNNYGLGYNKYLSSAPVAKYVL; this is encoded by the exons atgaaG TTCTTCATTGCAATCATGGCGCTGGCTCTCGTCGCTGTGTCCGAGGCGTCCTACCTGCCATACGATGATGATCTTTCCTACCAGAGCTATGGCTATGGACTTCCCCTGTCGAAGGTGGTCGTCGGTTCTTCGTACGGTCTACCAGCAGCTGTAGACAAGTACTCCTACCCATCGCTGTACGGTTCTTATTCGGCCTTGAAGAGGGTGGTCGAATACCCGTCGGTTGCTCCTGTGCTGGCCACCAAGGTCCTTGATAACAGCTACGGATTGGGATACAACAAGCTGGTTGCCCCGGTCGTCGCCACCAAG GTCGTTGATAACAGCTACGGATTGGGATACAACAAGCTGGTTGCTCCAGTCCTTGCCAGCGGATACGGTCTCGGATACAACAACTACGGACTGGGATACAACAAGTATCTCTCTTCCGCTCCAGTTGCCAAATATGTgctgtaa
- the LOC125761167 gene encoding cuticle protein 16.5-like gives MKCIAAVVMVALAVVVEGGIVSVPVVYSAPETTVVQQNVAPKYVVPAPLTYAAPAISYAAPAYSYAAQTVSHAVPAVRTLSYARVASVAPVAYSAPTFYSDSDVVEAAPVAVAPAATVVAQPAVAVVAQKEARYVAANRGAVHEAPLTGHAVNQQSLNVEPAPGTL, from the exons ATGAAG TGCATCGCAGCTGTAGTCATGGTGGCTCTGGCCGTCGTAGTCGAGGGTGGTATTGTTTCGGTTCCGGTGGTCTACTCCGCTCCCGAGACGACCGTTGTCCAGCAGAACGTTGCTCCGAAGTACGTTGTCCCTGCCCCGCTCACCTACGCCGCTCCCGCTATTTCCTATGCCGCTCCGGCCTACTCCTATGCTGCACAAACCGTCTCCCATGCCGTCCCAGCCGTTCGCACCCTCTCCTATGCTCGTGTCGCATCGGTAGCCCCGGTTGCCTACTCCGCTCCGACATTCTACTCTGATTCAGACGTTGTAGAGGCCGCTCCAGTAGCCGTTGCTCCTGCTGCCACCGTCGTCGCTCAGCCCGCCGTAGCTGTTGTCGCCCAGAAGGAAGCTCGTTATGTGGCCGCCAACCGAGGCGCTGTCCATGAGGCTCCTCTGACCGGACACGCCGTCAACCAGCAATCACTGAACGTTGAGCCAGCTCCAGGAACTCTGTAA
- the LOC125766043 gene encoding keratin-associated protein 19-2-like, protein MKVFIASIALVLLAVAEASYLPYGGGVVSTYATSVPVTTSVAYPSYGLYGKSVGLPLVNKYAYPSVYNSYPLVNKVVSYSAPANVVSYGGYGYGGYGYGTGYGYGAGYGFGYGKVLPSKYYL, encoded by the exons ATGAAG GTCTTCATCGCTTCGATCGCTCTGGTTCTGCTGGCCGTCGCAGAAGCTTCCTACTTGCCGTACGGAGGTGGAGTTGTCAGCACCTATGCAACGAGTGTTCCAGTGACCACCTCGGTCGCCTATCCATCCTACGGTCTGTACGGAAAGTCGGTCGGTCTTCCGCTTGTCAACAAGTATGCCTACCCCTCGGTGTACAATAGCTACCCACTAGTCAACAAAGTCGTGTCATACTCAGCCCCAGCTAATGTTGTGAGCTATGGCGGTTACGGATATGGCGGTTATGGCTATGGCACCGGATACGGTTATGGTGCTGGCTACGGATTCGGTTATGGTAAGGTTCTGCCTTCGAAGTACTACTTGTAA
- the LOC125766044 gene encoding adult cuticle protein 1-like, whose translation MKVAVVAVVLALAVVSEAGVLPWGWPYAGLPAAVPVASWPPAAIHAAYPAYAPHAAILAAPHAAILAAPHAPLASVAHHGGVVPGATSVTATRGAVHVAPLPGHAVSQQQLNLAPAPGTI comes from the exons ATGAAG GTCGCCGTTGTTGCCGTTGTTCTTGCTCTCGCCGTCGTGTCGGAGGCTGGTGTGCTGCCATGGGGCTGGCCATACGCTGGTCTTCCTGCGGCTGTCCCGGTAGCTTCGTGGCCACCGGCAGCGATCCATGCCGCCTACCCAGCGTACGCTCCACATGCCGCCATCTTGGCTGCTCCACATGCCGCCATCCTGGCCGCTCCTCATGCTCCGCTGGCTTCGGTTGCCCATCATGGTGGTGTTGTCCCTGGAGCTACCTCCGTCACCGCTACCCGTGGTGCCGTCCATGTTGCTCCTCTGCCCGGACATGCCGTctcgcagcagcagctgaaccTGGCACCGGCACCGGGAACCATCTAA
- the LOC125766039 gene encoding adult cuticle protein 1-like, translating into MKCIVAAVAVIALAVAAEAGYPYAGYPYAGYGATVIQANAPAYPYAGYPYAHAAYPYAHGAYPYAHAAAYPAAIAAYAAPHAALLAAPHAPLASVAHHAGVVPGATSVTATRGAVHVAPLPGHAVSQKQLNLAPAPGTL; encoded by the exons ATGAAG TGCATCGTTGCCGCCGTTGCCGTCATCGCCCTGGCCGTCGCTGCTGAGGCTGGATATCCGTACGCTGGCTATCCTTACGCCGGATACGGAGCCACCGTCATCCAGGCCAATGCCCCAGCCTACCCGTACGCTGGCTACCCGTACGCTCATGCTGCCTACCCGTATGCTCATGGTGCCTACCCGTACGCTCATGCCGCTGCCTACCCCGCTGCCATTGCTGCCTATGCTGCCCCTCACGCTGCCCTCCTGGCCGCTCCTCATGCTCCGCTTGCTTCGGTTGCCCACCATGCCGGTGTTGTCCCCGGAGCCACCTCCGTCACCGCTACCCGTGGTGCCGTCCATGTTGCTCCCCTGCCCGGACATGCCGTCTCGCAGAAGCAGCTGAACCTGGCCCCGGCTCCCGGAACTCTGTAA
- the LOC125765228 gene encoding cuticle protein 38-like has translation MVQYRKNLRQIKIQSVPFIMKSIAALVAVMGVVVIAEAGYIAPYTDLAHTVHDTGAYYDDHYAPLAYAAPAYAAPYAAYYGNPSGTYSYWGSHGPTVVQENAASLPAPIHGAHPYAPYASLYGTYGPVKTTVVQANVASSLANHWGYPAAYGAYGYGYGYGYNKYLADAAPLTKYLL, from the exons ATGGTGCAGTACCGCAAGAACCTTCGCCAGATAAAGATTCAAAGCGTACCATTCATCATGAAG TCGATTGCTGCACTTGTTGCTGTAATGGGAGTTGTGGTCATCGCCGAGGCAGGATACATCGCGCCTTACACCGATCTTGCCCATACCGTACACGATACCGGTGCATACTACGACGATCACTATGCACCGCTTGCATACGCAGCACCAGCTTATGCCGCACCATATGCCGCCTACTATGGCAACCCGTCCGGTACGTACAGTTACTGGGGCTCCCATGGACCGACGGTAGTGCAGGAAAATGCCGCCAGTCTGCCAGCCCCAATTCATGGAGCTCATCCCTACGCACCATACGCATCGCTTTACGGTACCTACGGACCGGTCAAGACAACCGTTGTGCAGGCCAACGTAGCCAGTAGCCTAGCGAACCATTGGGGCTATCCAGCAGCTTACGGTGCGTACGGTTACGGTTATGGATATGGATATAACAAATATCTTGCCGATGCGGCACCACTAACCAAATATCTGCTGTAA
- the LOC125761158 gene encoding uncharacterized protein LOC125761158, translated as MKVFIAIAVLALAAVSNGSYLPAVQSVLPYSYNSGLYGLGLNSYDGLGHYSELAGLGYSSVLDNGLSYPYSAALPYSVYNNGLYGGYYDAKYAPTVVQANVNALNTVNPLGLYGGYYGAKYAPTVVQANVNALKTVSPLGLYGGYGVENGYGLSHGYGYGYNNYLPVQAHAAKYVAANPGAVHVAPLPGHLVNQKSIVA; from the exons ATGAAG GTCTTCATTGCAATCGCCGTCCTGGCTCTGGCCGCTGTCTCCAACGGATCTTACCTGCCAGCTGTGCAGTCAGTCCTACCGTACTCCTACAACTCTGGACTCTATGGACTGGGTCTGAACTCGTACGATGGTCTGGGTCACTACTCCGAGCTTGCTGGACTAGGATATTCCTCCGTGTTGGATAATGGACTGTCCTACCCATACTCGGCCGCTCTTCCGTACTCTGTCTACAACAACGGTCTGTACGGAGGATACTACGACGCCAAGTACGCTCCAACTGTGGTCCAGGCTAACGTGAACGCTCTGAACACCGTGAATCCATTGGGACTGTATGGAGGATACTATGGAGCTAAATATGCCCCGACTGTGGTCCAGGCTAACGTGAACGCTCTGAAGACGGTCAGTCCGCTGGGTCTGTATGGAGGATACGGTGTGGAAAACGGATACGGTCTGAGTCACGGATATGGCTACGGATACAACAACTACCTCCCAGTCCAGGCCCATGCTGCGAAGTACGTTGCAGCCAACCCGGGAGCCGTCCATGTGGCCCCTCTACCAGGACATCTAGTCAACCAGAAGTCGATTGTggcataa
- the LOC125761175 gene encoding adult cuticle protein 1-like gives MKCIAAVVMMAVAVAVQGSSVTYWGNGAALQHLAPVSVGSWVQDNSYARIVSPWNYAYQTPIAPVAAAPLAYVEPYAYQPAVAVVAQKEARYLAANRGAVHEAPLPGHTVNQQSLNLEPAPGTL, from the exons ATGAAG TGCATCGCAGCTGTAGTCATGATGGCCGTCGCCGTTGCCGTCCAGGGATCGTCCGTTACTTACTGGGGCAATGGAGCAGCCCTGCAGCATTTGGCGCCAGTGTCGGTCGGAAGCTGGGTACAGGATAATTCTTACGCTAGAATTGTATCTCCATGGAACTACGCTTACCAGACCCCAATCGCCcccgttgctgctgctccacTTGCCTATGTCGAACCATACGCTTATCAGCCGGCCGTTGCCGTTGTTGCGCAGAAGGAAGCTCGTTATCTGGCCGCCAACCGTGGTGCTGTCCATGAGGCTCCCCTACCCGGACACACCGTCAACCAGCAGTCCCTGAATCTGGAACCGGCACCAGGAACACTGTAA
- the LOC125761174 gene encoding adult cuticle protein 1-like, translated as MKCIIVAVIVALAVAAEGSAYSSYAVPLAYSVPQTTVVQQNVAPKYVVSGYAAPYVASPYVAAAHSYAVPAVSYAHTAVHSAPAVTYAVAQPAVYAAHVQQEARYVAANRGAVHEAPLAGHAVNQQSLNLAPAPGTL; from the exons ATGAAG TGCATCATCGTTGCAGTTATCGTCGCTCTGGCCGTTGCCGCCGAAGGAAGTGCTTACTCGTCGTACGCTGTTCCGCTGGCCTACTCTGTTCCGCAGACCACGGTCGTTCAGCAGAACGTCGCCCCGAAGTACGTCGTTTCCGGTTACGCTGCCCCGTACGTTGCCTCGCCCTATGTTGCCGCTGCCCATAGCTATGCCGTCCCGGCCGTGTCCTATGCTCATACCGCTGTCCACTCCGCCCCAGCTGTGACTTATGCTGTAGCGCAGCCAGCCGTGTACGCCGCCCATGTGCAGCAGGAAGCTCGCTATGTGGCCGCCAACCGTGGCGCTGTCCATGAGGCTCCTCTGGCCGGACACGCCGTCAACCAGCAGTCGCTTAACTTGGCTCCCGCTCCCGGTACTCTGTAA
- the LOC125761160 gene encoding cuticle protein 16.5-like, whose translation MLLMDVISKPFSEQLTSIPPNGIFNQPTTSIMKCIAAVVMVALAVTVQAESPAVYSVPSTTVVQQNVVPKYVTAYSAPAVTYASHASVAPVAAYAAPVATYAATAYAAPAYAAPVATYAAPISYAAHSSFVQAPVAYAAPTAYAYNQASYVPTVYAQVQKEARYVAANRGAVHEAPLAGHTINQKSLNFEPAPGTL comes from the exons ATGCTTCTAATGGATGTCATATCAAAACCGTTCTCAGAACAACTCACATCTATTCCTCCAAACGGAATCTTCAACCAACCCACTACCAGCATCATGAAG TGCATCGCAGCTGTAGTCATGGTCGCTTTGGCCGTTACCGTCCAGGCCGAGAGTCCGGCGGTGTACAGCGTACCGTCGACCACCGTCGTCCAGCAGAATGTTGTGCCCAAGTACGTCACCGCTTACTCTGCCCCGGCCGTTACCTACGCCAGCCACGCCAGTGTCGCTCCGGTCGCTGCTTATGCTGCTCCAGTTGCCACCTATGCTGCTACGGCCTATGCTGCTCCCGCCTATGCTGCTCCTGTTGCCACCTATGCTGCTCCAATCTCTTACGCTGCCCATAGCTCCTTTGTCCAGGCTCCGGTAGCTTATGCTGCACCGACCGCCTACGCCTACAACCAAGCCAGCTACGTACCGACCGTTTACGCTCAAGTGCAGAAGGAAGCTCGTTATGTGGCCGCCAACCGTGGCGCTGTCCATGAGGCTCCTCTGGCCGGACACACCATCAACCAGAAGTCGCTGAACTTTGAACCAGCTCCCGGAACTctgtaa
- the LOC125761168 gene encoding cuticle protein 16.5-like: MKCIATVVMVALAVVVEGGIAPVPVVYSAPETTVVQQNVAPKYVVPAPLTYAAPAISYAAPAYSYAAQTVSHAVPAVRTLSYARVASVAPVAYSAPTFYSDSDVVEAAPVAVAPAATVVAQPAVAVVAQKEARYVAANRGAVHEAPLAGHAVNQQSLNVEPAPGTL, from the exons ATGAAG TGCATCGCAACTGTAGTCATGGTGGCTCTGGCCGTTGTAGTCGAGGGTGGCATTGCTCCGGTTCCGGTGGTCTACTCCGCTCCCGAGACGACCGTTGTCCAGCAGAACGTTGCTCCGAAGTACGTTGTTCCTGCCCCGCTCACCTACGCCGCTCCCGCTATTTCCTATGCCGCTCCGGCCTATTCCTATGCTGCACAAACCGTCTCCCATGCCGTCCCAGCCGTTCGCACCCTCTCATATGCTCGTGTCGCATCGGTAGCCCCGGTTGCCTACTCCGCTCCGACATTCTACTCTGATTCAGACGTTGTAGAGGCCGCTCCAGTAGCCGTTGCTCCTGCTGCCACCGTCGTCGCTCAGCCCGCCGTAGCTGTTGTCGCCCAGAAGGAAGCTCGTTATGTGGCCGCCAACCGAGGCGCTGTCCATGAGGCTCCTCTGGCCGGACACGCCGTCAACCAGCAATCACTGAACGTTGAGCCAGCTCCAGGAACTCTGTAA